The Gambusia affinis linkage group LG09, SWU_Gaff_1.0, whole genome shotgun sequence DNA window GGGCTCTGAATGGCTTCCTTGAACACCAGAGAAAGTAAGAGTTCTTTCAAATCTCATTTGTAAATCCCTTGCCTTCTCTCTCTCCAACAGCCACTGCATGGTCCCTATTCCACATTCTTCCATCTCAGAAACACTTCCTTTAGGTTTCTCCCCTCCTTTTTGAACTTTAGTCCCTTCATCTTCAAGTTCCTCATCATCCGAGACATTGTAGTAGTCAAAAGAGTTCTCTGCAGCACTAGATGTGGCCTCCACTCCCTGTTTGGGAACAGACAAAGTTGTTATAAGTGGTTTAGGAGCATCAAATCCTTTGTGGGAATCAAGAGCGTCACAGGATGAAGATAGAGTAATTGAGGCAAGAACTGTAGGTTTCCTCAAGGAGCTATAGCCAGACAGCGAGAGGCTGGGAGGCGGCTTGAAGAGCGTATCTTTACTAAAAATTTCCTTATGTTTCTCCTGGCCAGCAGAGGCACTGTGGGATGGTTGTCCATTTGAAATTGCAGGGTCAGGGATAGACAGAGGTATTGGAGGTAGGCTTCCACCTTTAGGTCCAACATTTGACAAGTCCTCATTTGAGGGGCTGGAagtctgtctctctgtttgcCTGTCAGCAATGTTTGCTATTAATCCACTGTGGCTGTTTTTGCCTTGAGTTCCTAATATAATTGTTGTTGTAAGAGCAATTTCAGAGTTACCAGTACACTGAAAGTAATCCTCAGAGGGGTTGGAGGCAGATAGAGGTTTGGGTGAGTATGTTGGTAAACTGTCCTTGCTCTTAATCTTCTCATAATTTCTGGCACCATCCAAACAAGCAGAATCAGCTGCAATCTTAGATGTAGGTGGTGTGGTTCGAGTGTAGTGAGATGAGCTCTGATTAGCTCGTAGAGTGCAATCATCAGTGAAATAATGACTGCGGTCATCATAATAATCAGGTGGTGGTCCAATCAAGCCAGCATCTAGCAGCCCTTTAGAATTGTCCATAGATCTAGAACGTTCCTTAGCCTTGCTACTGCGTTCATTCCTTGATTTTCTCTCCTGAGTGTGAGAGTGTGAGCGGTGGACTTTGGAATAATGAGTTGATGGACCATGGCTTGGCTCAGGAAAAGGCATTTCCATGCGGCGCTTGGCCAGCTCCCCAGATACATCCCATTCTGGTGTGACAGGCAAATGAGATGAGTCAAGGATGTTGGGAATGCTGTGTGCAAGGTGATGTCGAGCTCGTTGACGCTCCACAGCCAGAGCTTGCTCTCTTGGTGATCGTGCAAGTGAGGAAGAGTAACCTCTATAATCTTTGTCAGCTCGCTCTAAATGGGTACCATCAGTTGTTTCAAAGCGGAATGCCCTTGTCTTACTCTGTGAGCGACTAAGTTTGGATTGAGATTGCTTTCTGTGCCTACTCCCACTTCTTCTACTTCTGGAGCTCTGATGTGCTGATGATGCTTTGCTCCTCTGAGTGCGTTCTTCTTCAAGTCTTTTCATAACTGCTGTATGTCGGGCCAGATTTTCAACCGTAAGGTCAGGGTTGATTCTACGTATAATTTCCATTTCTACATGACGGGGCAAGTGGTTGGGTTCCTCTTCGTCATGGAGTGGCCACTCCTCAGGGGGAAACTGTGCAGAGAAGGTAGCCAACTGCTTGGCCTTATCCTTCTTAAAACTCAGACGAAACAACTTCAAACCAAACTTTCTCCCACCTGTAGCACTGCCCAGCGTTTGTTTGTCTGGGTCCccacatcctcctcctccaacaGGCCCTCCTCGGTGCTTGATGAGGGTGTCTGTCTTAAACGGAATTCCCAGGGAACTACGGTTCTTTTCTGAGTTGCCAGCTGCTTGCTGAGAAGGTGTTTGTGGGGAGTACTGTGATGAATATGTGTCTCTGTGTTCTTTCGGAGACCGTCGCTGAAGTGTAGTGTGGTGGCTGGGTGGATCATCTGCACGATAAccactgctgtaaaaaaaatcatcac harbors:
- the LOC122836847 gene encoding storkhead-box protein 2-like isoform X2 encodes the protein MRRSLNPPRGFTIKCLGDVSPISMSPISQSQFIPLGEVLLLAVSAMNSAHKTVTQEALTEHLQTCFPGVPTPTEEALHHTLSLLVRERKIYPTPDGYFIVTPQTYFITPSLIRTSSKWYHLDERTSDRYQHQKQQRHQQTQCISPLSGTITPSNSGGFLDCTHTKSSQSHCAGGDDFFYSSGYRADDPPSHHTTLQRRSPKEHRDTYSSQYSPQTPSQQAAGNSEKNRSSLGIPFKTDTLIKHRGGPVGGGGCGDPDKQTLGSATGGRKFGLKLFRLSFKKDKAKQLATFSAQFPPEEWPLHDEEEPNHLPRHVEMEIIRRINPDLTVENLARHTAVMKRLEEERTQRSKASSAHQSSRSRRSGSRHRKQSQSKLSRSQSKTRAFRFETTDGTHLERADKDYRGYSSSLARSPREQALAVERQRARHHLAHSIPNILDSSHLPVTPEWDVSGELAKRRMEMPFPEPSHGPSTHYSKVHRSHSHTQERKSRNERSSKAKERSRSMDNSKGLLDAGLIGPPPDYYDDRSHYFTDDCTLRANQSSSHYTRTTPPTSKIAADSACLDGARNYEKIKSKDSLPTYSPKPLSASNPSEDYFQCTGNSEIALTTTIILGTQGKNSHSGLIANIADRQTERQTSSPSNEDLSNVGPKGGSLPPIPLSIPDPAISNGQPSHSASAGQEKHKEIFSKDTLFKPPPSLSLSGYSSLRKPTVLASITLSSSCDALDSHKGFDAPKPLITTLSVPKQGVEATSSAAENSFDYYNVSDDEELEDEGTKVQKGGEKPKGSVSEMEECGIGTMQWLLEREKARDLQMRFERTLTFSGVQGSHSEPRQSQHSVHSARLDSMDSSSVTVDSGFNSPRTRESLASNTSSIVESNRRQNVALSPGHLSTTTGSGPPFSFHAISESATTQQEKLQKPTTCLASITSV
- the LOC122836847 gene encoding storkhead-box protein 2-like isoform X1; the protein is MESFLQIAPHSLAIVLARDGGAEASAAAGVSESDELPRHHTGYEIFADFKAENSQQHIWNQRITEAVSETFFLGWIDEHVLLIQGKEDHLEVLREGWMRRSLNPPRGFTIKCLGDVSPISMSPISQSQFIPLGEVLLLAVSAMNSAHKTVTQEALTEHLQTCFPGVPTPTEEALHHTLSLLVRERKIYPTPDGYFIVTPQTYFITPSLIRTSSKWYHLDERTSDRYQHQKQQRHQQTQCISPLSGTITPSNSGGFLDCTHTKSSQSHCAGGDDFFYSSGYRADDPPSHHTTLQRRSPKEHRDTYSSQYSPQTPSQQAAGNSEKNRSSLGIPFKTDTLIKHRGGPVGGGGCGDPDKQTLGSATGGRKFGLKLFRLSFKKDKAKQLATFSAQFPPEEWPLHDEEEPNHLPRHVEMEIIRRINPDLTVENLARHTAVMKRLEEERTQRSKASSAHQSSRSRRSGSRHRKQSQSKLSRSQSKTRAFRFETTDGTHLERADKDYRGYSSSLARSPREQALAVERQRARHHLAHSIPNILDSSHLPVTPEWDVSGELAKRRMEMPFPEPSHGPSTHYSKVHRSHSHTQERKSRNERSSKAKERSRSMDNSKGLLDAGLIGPPPDYYDDRSHYFTDDCTLRANQSSSHYTRTTPPTSKIAADSACLDGARNYEKIKSKDSLPTYSPKPLSASNPSEDYFQCTGNSEIALTTTIILGTQGKNSHSGLIANIADRQTERQTSSPSNEDLSNVGPKGGSLPPIPLSIPDPAISNGQPSHSASAGQEKHKEIFSKDTLFKPPPSLSLSGYSSLRKPTVLASITLSSSCDALDSHKGFDAPKPLITTLSVPKQGVEATSSAAENSFDYYNVSDDEELEDEGTKVQKGGEKPKGSVSEMEECGIGTMQWLLEREKARDLQMRFERTLTFSGVQGSHSEPRQSQHSVHSARLDSMDSSSVTVDSGFNSPRTRESLASNTSSIVESNRRQNVALSPGHLSTTTGSGPPFSFHAISESATTQQEKLQKPTTCLASITSV